From Phalacrocorax carbo chromosome 8, bPhaCar2.1, whole genome shotgun sequence, a single genomic window includes:
- the DUSP1 gene encoding dual specificity protein phosphatase 1 — MVNLRVCALECEALRGLLQERAAQCLVLDCRSFFSFNAAHIRGSCNVRLSTIVRRRAKGALALEHVVPNEELRARLRQGLVHTVVLLDERSADLELPKRDSTLLLALGTLCREARGARICFLKGGYEAFSSACSELCTKPAAPTGLSLPLSASSAPGSADSGCSSCGTPLYDQGGPVEILPFLYLGSAYHASRKDMLDALGITALINVSANCPNHFEGHYQYKSIPVEDNHKADISSWFNEAIDFIDSVKNDGGRVFVHCQAGISRSATICLAYLMRTNRVKLDEAFEFVKQRRSIISPNFSFMGQLLQFESQVLAPNCSAEAGSPAMSVLDRGASTTTVFNFPVSIPVHTSSSALSYLQSPITTSPSC; from the exons ATGGTGAACCTGCGGGTGTGCGCCCTGGAGTGCGAGGCGCTGcgggggctgctgcaggagcgCGCTGCGCAGTGCCTTGTCCTCGACTGCCGCTCCTTCTTCTCTTTCAACGCCGCTCACATCCGCGGTTCCTGCAACGTCCGCCTCAGCACCATCGTCCGCCGCCGCGCCAAGGGCGCCCTGGCCCTGGAGCACGTCGTTCCCAACGAGGAGCTCCGCGCCCGCCTGCGCCAGGGGCTGGTCCACACCGTGGTGCTGCTGGACGAGCGCAGCGCCGACCTGGAGCTGCCCAAGCGCGACAGCACGCTGCTGCTGGCCCTCGGCACCCTCTGCAGGGAGGCCCGCGGCGCCCGCATCTGCTTCCTCAAGG GAGGTTACGAAGCTTTCTCCTCCGCCTGCTCCGAGCTCTGCACCAAGCCGGCCGCCCCCACGGGGCTCAGCCTGCCCCTGAGCGCCAGCAGCGCGCCCGGCAGCGCCGACTCGGGGTGCAGCTCCTGCGGCACCCCGCTCTACGACCAG GGTGGGCCGGTGGAAATCCTGCCGTTCCTCTACTTGGGCAGCGCTTACCATGCCTCCCGAAAAGACATGCTGGATGCTTTGGGGATCACGGCATTAATCAACGTCTCAGCGAACTGTCCCAACCACTTCGAAGGGCACTACCAATATAAAAGCATCCCCGTGGAGGACAACCACAAGGCAGATATCAGCTCCTGGTTTAACGAGGCGATTGATTTCATAG aCTCTGTTAAAAATGATGGAGGAAGGGTATTTGTGCACTGCCAGGCTGGCATCTCCCGGTCAGCAACCATCTGCCTTGCTTATCTCATGAGGACCAACAGAGTCAAACTGGATGAAGCCTTTGAGTTTGTGAAGCAGAGAAGAAGCATCATCTCCCCAAACTTCAGCTTCATGGGACAGCTGCTTCAGTTTGAATCGCAGGTCCTTGCCCCCAACTGCTCAGCAGAAGCTGGTAGCCCTGCTATGTCAGTATTGGACAGAGGAGCATCAACCACCACGGTCTTTAACTTTCCAGTCTCCATCCCTGTTCACACCTCATCCAGTGCTTTAAGCTATCTTCAGAGCCCCATCACCACTTCCCCAAGCTGCTGA